In Zunongwangia profunda SM-A87, the following proteins share a genomic window:
- a CDS encoding formyltransferase family protein — translation MKTVLFTSDAKRHKYIAKELAEHTSLQLIVDEKKSVSITKNNGLNDEDTLFWKNHFKLRENSEKQFFKDIEFPENVELLSLEHGKINSELVQEKLKEIRPDFIILFGTSIIKRDILNLFPNKFINLHLGLSPYYKGSATNLFPFYYKEPECVGATIHIASEKVDAGAILCQLRPEIEVKDDMHTTGNKVILKAGKLLPKILQDYNSGKIDLKKQSKSGKELRIKDLNISILKEIYKNFEQGMIIDYIRDKEQRDLSKPIVNFNF, via the coding sequence ATGAAAACAGTGCTATTTACCAGTGATGCAAAACGTCACAAATACATTGCTAAAGAATTGGCTGAACATACTTCTCTTCAATTAATTGTAGACGAAAAAAAGAGTGTTTCGATCACTAAAAATAATGGTTTAAATGATGAAGACACGCTTTTTTGGAAAAATCATTTCAAGCTTAGAGAAAACTCAGAAAAGCAATTTTTTAAAGACATCGAATTTCCTGAAAATGTAGAATTGTTATCCTTGGAGCATGGAAAAATTAATTCTGAATTAGTTCAAGAAAAATTAAAAGAGATTAGACCTGATTTTATTATTCTGTTTGGCACCAGCATTATCAAGAGAGATATACTCAATTTATTCCCTAATAAGTTTATTAACCTACATTTAGGGCTTTCTCCATATTACAAAGGATCGGCCACAAATTTATTCCCTTTTTATTATAAAGAACCAGAATGTGTGGGCGCTACGATCCATATTGCCTCAGAAAAAGTCGATGCCGGTGCTATTCTTTGCCAGCTACGACCAGAAATTGAAGTAAAAGACGATATGCATACGACTGGAAATAAAGTGATTCTAAAAGCAGGGAAATTACTACCAAAAATTCTACAAGATTATAATTCGGGAAAAATTGACTTAAAAAAACAGTCAAAATCAGGGAAAGAGCTTAGGATAAAAGATCTTAATATTTCTATTTTGAAGGAAATTTACAAGAATTTTGAACAAGGAATGATTATAGACTATATTCGTGATAAAGAGCAAAGAGATTTAAGCAAACCCATAGTTAATTTTAATTTTTGA
- a CDS encoding polysaccharide deacetylase family protein: MLCVGNYHYIRTDFKAKYPSIFGFTPSKFKIQLETLSKYGEFISQPELLQKIGQPLKKNYILITFDDGLKEQYEIAKPILDEMGIPFIFFVNSWNFSNQKVSMVHKIHLLRSVLSSEIINRRTALNLSPEENLLAIKHYNYDDTDTAKLKYLLNFKLNFKQLESLIDPLFHEYFDESKVFEELYMTRDMLIDLDKNHNLGSHAHQHIPLGEFDKEIISQDLKDSQLFFNSLLGHKLDAISYPYGSFSACQKVSKIAKENKFKLGFTMERALTADLQEDSLLISRYDANDLPLGKGNLFKENKLFSKPNYRYWYENSAIYQ, translated from the coding sequence ATGCTTTGTGTTGGCAATTATCATTATATAAGAACTGATTTTAAAGCAAAATACCCTAGTATTTTTGGATTTACGCCCTCTAAATTTAAAATACAGCTGGAAACTTTATCGAAGTATGGGGAGTTTATAAGTCAGCCTGAGCTTCTGCAAAAAATTGGGCAACCACTTAAAAAGAATTATATCCTAATTACCTTTGACGATGGCTTAAAAGAACAATATGAAATCGCAAAACCCATATTGGATGAAATGGGGATTCCTTTTATCTTTTTTGTAAATAGCTGGAATTTCAGTAACCAAAAAGTATCAATGGTTCATAAGATTCATTTGCTAAGATCGGTACTAAGTTCAGAAATTATTAATCGCCGAACTGCCTTAAACCTTTCCCCGGAAGAGAACCTGTTAGCAATTAAGCATTATAACTATGATGATACTGATACAGCTAAGCTGAAATATCTTTTGAATTTCAAACTTAATTTCAAACAACTAGAATCACTTATTGATCCGCTATTTCACGAATATTTCGATGAATCTAAAGTTTTTGAAGAATTATATATGACCAGAGATATGCTTATTGATTTAGACAAAAATCATAATTTGGGATCGCATGCTCACCAACATATACCTTTGGGAGAGTTTGATAAGGAGATTATATCTCAGGATTTAAAAGATTCTCAATTATTTTTTAATTCTTTATTGGGTCATAAACTTGATGCTATAAGCTATCCCTATGGCTCTTTTTCTGCCTGTCAAAAAGTTTCGAAGATTGCCAAAGAAAATAAATTTAAGCTAGGGTTTACAATGGAAAGGGCGTTAACGGCAGACTTACAAGAAGATTCGTTGCTAATATCAAGATACGATGCGAACGATCTTCCATTAGGTAAAGGAAACCTATTTAAAGAAAATAAATTATTTTCTAAACCAAATTACAGATATTGGTATGAAAACAGTGCTATTTACCAGTGA